GAACATCCTTGGCGCGGCACAGAGCAAGCCATACGGTCTTCGGTTCGAAGCCGGCCTCGAGGGCGTCAGCGGCGGTGAGACCGTCGCATTCGGTCAGGGCCATCGTGAGCATGAGGTGCTCACCGGCGGCCTCGCCGAACTCTTCTGTAACCATCCGGTGGAAATCGCTCAAACGCATACCAGGATCCTCTCACGCGAAAGCCATGAGTCAGTGACACGCTTCGATGTATTCGAATGTGTGTTCGAAATCCGTTATCCTTATTCACGGTATCCACAGCCGGAACATGGGCGGAAGTTGTGCACATTGCGGGCCTGTCAGGAACAAACTGTCAGACCCCCGTCCTAGGCTAAAAACAGTTACACAACGAATAACTAGCTTCCTAACCACAAGTATTGAGCTTCCCAAGCACACAGTTGCTACCCGGGCCGCCCCGGGCAGTGACACACAGATCCGAGAGGACTTCAGATGGCAGCACAGGACCGCGAGAAAGCACTGAATCAGGCTCTCGCCCAAATTGACCGGCAGTTCGGTAAGGGCGCGGTGATGCGCCTGGGTGATGAGACCAAGGCACCGATTGAGACGATCTCGACCAGCTCGATCGCCCTCGACGCCGCACTTGGCATTGGTGGTTTGCCGCGCGGCCGCGTCGTGGAGATCTACGGCCCGGAATCCTCCGGTAAAACCACTGTCGCGCTTCACGCGGTTGCTAACGCGCAGCGCAACGGCGGGATCGCCGCGTTCATTGACGCGGAGCACGCACTTGACCCGGTGTACGCCGCCAAGATCGGTGTGGACACGGACGCTCTCCTGGTTGCACAACCGGACACGGGTGAGCAGGCCCTGGAGATCATGGACATGCTCGTCTCCTCGGGCACGATCGACATCGTGGTGATCGACTCGGTTGCGGCACTTGTTCCGCGTGCGGAAATCGAAGGTGAGATGGGTGACTCCCACGTTGGTTTGCAGGCACGCTTGATGTCCCAGGCGCTGCGTAAGATCACCGGCCGCCTCGCCCAGACCAAGACGACCGCAATCTTCATTAACCAGCTGCGTGAAAAGATCGGTGTCTTCTTCGGTTCCCCAGAAACCACCACGGGTGGTAAAGCGCTGAAGTTCTATGCTTCGGTCCGTGTTGATGTTCGCCGCATCGAAACCCTCAAGGACGGCGCTAACCCGGTGGGTAACCGCACACGTGCCAAGATCGTGAAGAACAAGATGGCTCCGCCGTTCAAGCAGGCGGAGTTTGACATCCTCTATGGTGAAGGTATTTCCCGTGAGGGTGGACTGCTGGACATGGGTGTCGAGAACAGCCTGGTCAAGAAGTCCGGTGCCTGGTACACCTATGACGGCGATCAGCTGGGCCAGGGTAAAGAGAACGCACGCCGCTTCTTGAAGGACAACCCGGATCTAGCCGATGAGCTGGAACGTCAGATCCGCATCAAGCTGGGCATTGACGAGGATCCGGAAGCTGAGAACGAAGCCAACCTGAAGGCTGTTCCTAAGGCATGAGCCACACCCCGGATACGTCCGGGAACTCAGGAGAGAATCCTGCCGGACTGAGTGACGAAAAGCTTGCCGAGCGCCAGCGCCTCCAAAACCTTTTGGGCCTGGTGCCGGCAAGCTCACTCAGCCAACCTGCAGACAGCGACGTGGACGCCAAGCCCACTCGCTCGGACAACCGCTCGACGTTGGGGAAATCCGCCCGCTCAAAGAAGCGCAAAGCTAAGCCGGCGTCGATCCAGCAGCTGCAACGGCAACTCAAAGCGTTGCGTGAACAGCGCCGCGAACGCGAACACCAGCCACTGACCGGCGGCTCGGCACCCGCATTCGGCCGAACACAGAGCGACGAAGACGAGCCAAGCGCCAAATACGCCAACGGGGCAGCTGCGAACACCAACGCGGGAACGGCCGAGGCTCCGGTGCCGGAATGGCTCAACACGGACGCCGAGGTTCCAGAGTGGATGCTCGGTGACCTGCCGAATGACGTGCTCGAGCTCATCGAAGCAGGGGAGACTCTCAACGCACCCGGTGGCGAGCCCCCTAGCAACGAGGAAGCCTCCGAACCAGCCGAAGAATTGACCAGCGAGCAGGCTGAACGCCTGTGCCGGGAGACGGCGTTGCGCTTGCTTTCAACGCGGGCTCGTTCACGGTACGAAATCGAAGAGAACCTCCGGCGCAAAGAGCTTCCAGATGACGCCATCGCACACGTCATGGACCGTTTCGAGGAAGTCGGCCTGATCGATGATGAAGCGTTCGCACACGCGTGGGTTGAATCCCGCAACAGGTCGAAAGGTTACGCATCAGCACGCCTATCCCAAGAGCTGCGGCGCAAGGGGATCGGCGAAGAACACATCGCCGCGGCCCTTGAACAGCTCGACGGTGACGACCTTCGAGCCCAAGCAGAACAGCTTGCGCTCAAACGCCTGGGACACAGCGACCTCCCGCCGGACCGCTACGGGCCAGACCGTAAGGAACGCGAGAAAGTCATGCGCCGCATCGTGAGCCACCTCCAGCGGAAAGGCTACGCGCCAGGCATGTGCATGGCTGCGACCCGTGCGGCGATGCAACGCCACGACAGCGGCGAACGCGGCTAGAAGGGCCCATTCACAGCAACCACCGAACCAGCCGCAGCGCGCCAATCTGCACCAGGGTGTCAGCCGGTGATTCGGCGCATGAACCCAAGGCACCGTTGCTGTAGGGCCTCAACTCGCTGGGACCTGAACAGTTCAGGGTCGAGCGCGCCCTCCATCGGGGTCGGTAGCCGCCGCGCGTACTCGTTGCAATGGAAGTCCTCGTGGATCAGGGTCGCAACCGAGTTACCGGAACGGCCAGCATCCCCGGCGCGCCGGGCCGAGAACATTCGCACACCAGCCAGCTCGGTCACATCACGACACAGCGCGCACACGCCATGAACCCCAGGGGTGTGGGTCGGCCTCAACACAGCACCGCGCAAGACCCCATCCACCTCAACAACGAGGTAGGCGCGCGTGCGGTCCCGCTGATCCCGCCACCCTAGAAACTCCATGGCCTCCCAGTGATACTCAGCCAACGGGAACGGAGGTACGGCACCGGCAGCCTCACGGCGCGTCGCATTCACAAAACAACCAGCCAACGCTTCCGCACTCACAGCCTGCACAGACGTTCCTCCTTTTCAACAGCCACAGGTACCGAAACAGCCCACGGTTACCGACTCACCATGTTACGTGCCCCGCTCGTTAGACTAGACGGGTGACTTCAACCCCAATGACTGCTTCAAACTCAGCAACCGAACACCACACTGACGGTGCGCAACACACGGCGCGGACCTACCAGGTCAACACGTTCGGGTGCCAGATGAACGTCCACGATTCCGAACGGATCGCGGGCCTGCTTGAAACCGCAGGCATGGTTCCGGTTGAGCCCGGCACAGATGAGGGTGATGCCGACGTCGTTGTGTTTAACACGTGCGCGGTACGTGAAAACGCGGACAATAAGCTCTATGGCCACCTCGGTATGCTCAAGGCCGCGAAAGATGAGAACCCCGATCTGCAGATTGCTGTGGGCGGGTGTCTTGCACAGAAGGACCGTGACACCATCGTCAAGCGTGCCCCGTGGGTCGATGTGGTGTTCGGAACCCACAACGTCGGCTCCTTGCCGGTGCTGCTCGAGCGGGCACGCCATAATAAAGAAGCCCAGGTTGAGATCCTTGAAGCGCTCGAGGTTTTCCCATCCACTCTGCCGGCTAAGCGGGAGTCTCATTCCGCGGGCTGGGTTTCGATCTCGGTGGGATGTAACAACACGTGCACGTTCTGCATCGTGCCGTCCTTGCGCGGTAAAGAGAAGGACCGCCGCCCGGGGGAGATCCTCGCCGAAGTCCAGGCGTTGGTTGATGACGGCGCGATCGAGGTGACCCTGCTGGGTCAGAACGTGAACTCTTACGGCGTTGAATTCGGTGACCGCCAGGCGTTCTCCAAACTGTTGCGGGCATGCGGTGAGATCGAAGGCCTCGAAAGGGTCCGTTTCACCTCGCCACACCCTGCGATGTTCACTGACGATGTGATTGAGGCGATGGCTGAAACCCCGAACGTCATGCCGCAGCTTCACATGCCGTTGCAGTCCGGTTCGGACAAGGTCCTGAAGGATATGCGGCGCTCGTACCGTTCCAAGAAGTTCCTCGGGATCCTGGAGAAGGTGCGCGAGCGTATGCCGCACGCGGCGATCACCACCGACATCATCGTCGGCTTCCCGGGTGAAACCGACGAGGACTTCGAAGAGACCATGCGGGTTGTCGAGCAGTCCCGCTTCCATCAGGCGTTCACGTTCCAGTATTCGCCGCGGCCGGGAACCCCGGCGGCCGAATACGAAAACCAGGTCCCTAAAGACGTGGTGCAGGAACGTTTCGAGCGCCTCGTTGCACTCCAGGACCGTATTTCTGCCGAAGAAAATCAGAAGCTGCTCGGCACCACGGTTGAGCTGATCGTCGCTGACGAAAAGGGCCGCAAAGCCGAAGAGACGGGCCGGCTTGCGGGACGCGCCCAAGACCAGCGGCTCGTGCACTTCTCTGTTCCGGAAGGCGGTCAAACCCCTCGCCCAGGCGATGCCGTGACCGTGCCGATCACTCACGCTGGATCCTTCCACTTGCTCGCTGACCCAACCCTGGAGCAGTACAGTGTTCGCCGTACCCGCTCCGGGGACGCGTGGGAGCGCGCACAAGCAGATTCGTGCTCGCCAGGCGGTAGCGCGAGCGGCAAGGGTGTTTCGCTCGGCATGCCGAGCCTGCGCCCGCAAGCGTAGACAACCGCACTACAGTGAACCCGAACCCTGTGATCGCGGTGGTCGGCCCGACCGGCACCGGTAAATCCGAGCTCGCCCTTGATCTGTGCCACATGCTCAATGGAGAAGTGGTCAACACGGATGCGCTGCAGTTCTATCGCGGCATGGACATCGGTACAGCCAAGCTTCCTGTGGCGCAGCGGCAGGGGATCGAACACCATCTGCTCGACATCATGGATGTGACCGAGGAAGCCTCGGTTGCGGTGTTCCAACAGCAAGCCCGCGATGCGATCGCTGAGATCCAGGCGCGCGGGAGGACCGCTGTGCTGGTAGGTGGTTCTGGGCTATATGTGCGCGCGGTTTTAGATGAGATCGAGTTCCCGCCCACCGATCCGGAGGTCCGCGCCGAGATCGAGGCGTGGGCTGATGCGCGTAGTGCCGAGGAGGTCCGCGAGGCTCTGCGTGCAGTCGATCCGGCGAGCGCTGAGAAAATCACTGACGTGCGCCGCATGATCCGCGCGCTTGAAGTCCACCGCATCAGCGGCCGCGCATTCACCTCGTTCATGCCGCAACGCATCTATCACCAGCCCGCCGTCCAGGTGGGGCTTGACCTTGACCCGGCTGTCCTCAACGAGGCCCTCTTGCAGCGGGTCCACCGGATGTATCAAGCAGGCTTGCTGGATGAGGTCCGCGAGCTCATCACGCACGGCCTGCGGGAAGGCCGGACCGCATCGGCGGCTATTGGGTATAAACAAGCGCTCGCCGTGCTCGATGGTCAGATGAGCCAGGACGAAGCGATCGAGAGCACCCACATCGCCACGCGGCAGTTCGCCAAGCGGCAGAGAACATGGTTCCGTGCTGATCCGCGTGTCAAGCATTACGATGCCGGCGCCGGCGCGCGCGAGATCGCCCGGGCATTCGTTGCCGAAGCCATCCCGGAGGCTCTCTAGGTTCCCGCGGACGCGGGACGACTCTCGGTAGGCTGGGGTCATGGTCGATCCGCTCTCGAATGACGTCCCGGTGAGCCTTGCCGGTGCGAGTTTTGCCCGCGTCACCGCGGGCGCTGTCCCGTTTCTGATCAGCACGGCAGCGACCGTGAGCGAAGCCGAAGCCCAGTGGCTGTGCGACGGCTCCGCTGGGCTCGGTGCGGCAGGCGTGATCACGGTGTCTCAACAAGGGGACAGCGTAGGAGCTAATACTGGCGCATGGCACTGCGTTCTGACGGGGGCATCAGGGGCCCCGGTTCCTGAGCTAGAGCCCGATGCGGCACTAGCGGTGGCCGCCTACCTCGATGAGGCTGGTCAGTTGGGCGCGGGCACGCGGCTCGAATTCGGTTCGGGTGAGGCATACGTGGTCTCGCGTTCGCGGGGTAACTATAAGGTCGCTGGGGTGCGGTGGTCGTTCGCGTTCCCGCAGCAGGCCCAAGCAAAAGCCAGTGACGGCACGGTCCAGGCTGAGGGTGTACCGGTGGCCCGTCCGTGCCTCACGATGACCGTTGGCGCGCCGGTTTCTGTGGTTGCGCTCGCGGATGTGTCCGAGCTTGACCGGCTACGTTTGGATGAGCGCGGCCCGCAGCTGGATTCCGAGGTGCTTGAGCGTTCGTCGACGAGCTTCGTTGTTCCGCATGATCCGCTGGTCGAACGCGGTATCGCTGCGGTGTCGATGCGTTTCTATCATGCGCACGATGCGTTAGCAGGCAACAGCGGCGACACTGCCAGCATCAGTATGGCAGGGAGGCGGCTTTCGCGCGAATACGGTTCGAGTGTGGCTGCCGCGGTCGCGGGATCGGTTGCGTTCCAGTACTGGGCAGGCTCCGGTAGGGACATCGCGGAAGGCTGGGCGGTGAACCAGCCATCAGCGCTCGTGGGGGTCCGGCTTGAGCCGGGGTCCGCATCGAACGCTTCCGGAACAGCGCAGGCAACGGGGCCTGCGCGCGTCATCGCGAAGATCCAGCTGCGCTAGCCCCATTCAGCTGCGTTAGCCTCATAAAGCCGAGCTCGCGGTTCAAGCCGGGCGGGCCACGCGCAGAATCCGGAACTCTTTCTTTCTCGCGTAGCGTTCAACGCTCCACTCTCCCGGCAGGTTTTCGGCGAGCCATTTCTGTAGGGAATCTGAGCCGAGGTTTTTCTGGACCACAAGATACGCCTCGCCGCCCGGGTTGAGGCGCGGAAGCCACGTCATGAGGATCTCGTGGAGGACCTGCTTACCCACACGGATCGGTGGGTTGGACCAGATGAGGTCGAAACTTACATCGGCCGGCACCGCCTCCGGTGTGCACACCGTGACGTTGCGAGCGCCGGCATCGGCCGCGTTGAGACGGGCCAGATCCATCGCGCGTTCGTTGACATCGACACCCCACACCTCAGCCTGTGGAGAAGTCAGCGCGAGCGTGAGCAAGATGGGTCCCCAACCGCACCCGATGTCGAGCATCGTTCCGTGGGCCCGCGGGCTAGGAGCTTCATCCAATAAAATCTGGGTTCCCTTATCCACACCGGCGGGGCTGAAAATGCCCGAAGCGGTATGAACGTCAAGTTCCCGGTCAGCCAGAGAAACCGTAATGCGCTTGCGTGCCTCGGGAGTCACCGGTTCCGCTGTGAAGTAATGCTCGGCCATGGAACACAAGCCTAACCGAGGCACAGGGCCGCAGGTGGGTCGCTGCGGCACGGTCGCGACGACACCGGCGCTACGGCAGGGTTGCGACGACACCGGCGCTACGGTCTAGCTGAGCCCGCTACAGCTTAGAATGGTGGGGAGCCCGCAGGCCGCGGGACCACGCAATGTCAGGAGACCATGACCGAGCACCGCAACACCGATCCCCACCCGCCTTCACAGCAACGGTCTTCACAGGATCAACCTTCACGCGAGGGGACTCCACATAAGAGCACATCGGAGCACGAACGCGAGATCCAAGCGACCATCCAGCGGATCCTCGCCGCTGACCGTGAACGTGAGATTCTTGCGGGGCGTCGCGATGCCGAGAAAAGCAACGCTGCACCGGCAGGGACTGAAGCGTTCCACACTGAGGAAGGCGCGGGGAACCACGCGGCGGATGAACACGCGGAGGATGAAGCAGGGGAGCCGGGTGGACCTCGGCAACGTGGCTCTTTCTTGCAGTTCGGTCAGGCTCAAGCACTCGATACAGGCCAGGCTGAACATTCGCGTTTCGATGGACTGCAGCAGGACCTTGAGGAACGCCGCGCTACTCGCCGCGTCCAGGGCCTCTCGACAGAACTTGAAGACATTTCCGAGGTCGAATACCGTCAGCTTCGTCTCGAACGCGTCGTGTTGGCCGGTCTGTGGTCAGACGGCACCGCGGAACAAGCCGAAAACTCGCTCCGTGAGCTCGCGGCGCTCGCCGAAACCGCCGGCTCGGAAGTATTGGACGGCGTGATCCAGCGCCGCGTGAAGCCAGACCCGGGAACCTATTTCGGTTCAGGTAAGGCAACCGAGTTGCGTGACATTGTGACGGAGGTCGGCGCGGACACCGTGATCGTGGATAGCGAGCTCGCGCCCTCTCAACGCCGTGGCCTCGAAGACGTCATCAAGGTCAAGGTCATCGACCGTACCGCTCTGATCCTGGATATTTTCGCCCAGCACGCTAAATCCCGCGAAGGTAAGGCCCAAGTCGAGCTGGCTCAGCTCGAATACCTCTTGCCGCGGCTTCGCGGCTGGGGTGAATCGATGTCGCGGCAGGCCGGCGGCCAGGTCGCCGGTGGTGCCGGTATCGGTTCGCGTGGCCCGGGTGAAACGAAGATCGAGCTGGATCGCCGCCGCATCCGCAACCGCATGGCCAAGCTGCGCCGCGAGATCAAAGCGATGAAGCCGGCACGCGAAGCCAAGCGCGCCAACCGCAAGCGTCACTCGGTGCCGTCTGTGGCCATCGTCGGCTACACCAACGCCGGCAAGTCCTCGCTACTCAACCGGCTGACTGACGCCGGGGTCCTGGTGGAGAACGCTCTGTTCGCTACCCTGGACCCGACTGTGCGTTCAGCGCAGACCCCTGACGGCATCGGCTATACCCTCACAGACACGGTCGGTTTCGTGCGCAACCTGCCAACCCACCTTGTGGAGGCGTTCCGTTCAACCTTGGAAGAAGCCGCGGATGCCGACGTGCTGCTTCACGTGGTCGATGCCTCCCACCCGGACCCGATGTCGCAGATCCAAGCGGTGCACGAGGTGCTCGCGGACATTGAGGCGGACTGCCCTGAGCTCATCGTGCTGAACAAGGCGGACCTCGCCGATGCGCATACGCTGGCTCAGTTGCGCCGCAACCATCCTGACCACGTTGTGGTCTCTGCCCGCACGGGCCAGGGCATCGACGAGCTCAAAGAAAGGATCTCGCGCACTATCCCGCGCCCGCACACCGAAGTGCGCGCCTTGATCCCATACACCGAAGGCGACTTGGTGGCGCGCCTGCACGGTCAGGACGCCGAACTGCTCGAGCTTGAACACGTCGAAGACGGGACACAGATCCACGCGCTAGTCCGCCCCGATCTCGCTGATGCGCTTGCACCGTACGCGCAGACTAACGATGCGCAAGCCCACACGGCCGATGAGGCCCAGGCCGAGGCGACCGAAGAGGCGAACGAAGAGGCGAACGAATGAGCCAGGACGTTTCGGCTGGGTCCGAGCCAGAAAGCACCGCTGCATCTGAAACGGGTGCCGCATCGGAGGCTTCAACTGAGTCGGGTGAGCCCGCCGTTGAAGAGGTTGAGCGTCTGCTGACCACGGCGGTGGACAAGATGGGTGGGCAGCGCCGCGATGGTCAGCATGAGATGGCGCATTCGGTTGCGTACGCTCTGTCCACGGGTACGCACCTGCTGGTGCAGGCCGGGACCGGCACGGGTAAGTCGATGGCGTACTTGATTCCTGCGATCCGGCACGCGATCGAGGCGGATAAACCTGTAGTGGTTGCCACCGCAACGTTGGCGTTGCAGTCCCAGGTTGTGGGGCGCGATGTTCCGCGGCTTCTGAAGGCTCTGGAAGATGAACTTCCGCGGCCGGTGGACGTCACCCTGCTCAAGGGGCGGAACAACTATGTGTGCAAATATAAGCTCTCTGGCGGGTATCCGGAGGATGAGGACGCGGGCTCGCTTTTCGATGCGTCCCTGGCAGACCCGAATGCGGCCGAGGACGGCCCGACTTCGCCTTTGGGTCAGGAGATTATGCGCATCCGGAAGTGGGCTGAAGAGAGCGAGACGGGGGACCGGGATGAGCTGATCCCTTCGGTTTCGGATAGGGCGTGGCGGCAGGCTTCGGTGTCCTCGCTTGAATGTCTGGGTACCCAGCATTGTCCTATGGCGGAGGAATGTTTCACGGAGCGTGCCCGCGCGTTGGCCGCTGAGTCCGATGTGGTGGTCACTAACCACGCGATGCTCGCTTTTTCTGCGTTTGAGCAGCTACCGGTTTTACCGGATTTCGATGTTGTGATTGTGGATGAGGCCCACGAGTTGCAGGACCGGGTCACGAACACGTACACGCGCCCGCTCACCCACACCGCGATCACGCACGCGGCGCAGGGAGCTAAGAAGCACCTCAAGGTTGCGTCGAAGGCGTTATCTGATGCCGCTAAGGCTTTTGAGAAGTCTGTCACGAACATCCCGACAGGTCTTCAGCCGCGCGGTTTGACCGAGGCTCAACGTGCCGCTGTGATGCAGGTTTTCGAATCAGCGAAGGTCGTGATGGCGGATTCCAAACGCGAGGCTGGCGATGCGGCTCCGGATGGCGCCTGGCAGTCCGCGCGTTCCGCGGTGGCTCAGGTTGTTGAGCTGGCTGAACGTTTGTTGAACGCTGGTCAGGGCGACGAGGTTGTGTGGGCGGCCCGGCCCGGCAGCTTCGAGCCAGGGCGCGGCTATGTGGTTCCGGATGATTCTGAACCGGCGTCTTTGATGGTTGCCCCGTTGTCTGTTGCGATGCAGATGCGGGATGGCTTGTTCGCGGACCGGACCGTGGTTTTGACCTCGGCCACACTTGCTGTGGGTGAGGCTTTTGAGCCGGTTGCTGGCGGTTTGGGGTTGATGGGGCCGGAGGCTCCTGAGTGGGATTCGGTTGATGTTGGTTCGCCGTTTGAGTATGAGAAGCAGGGCGTGCTGTATGTGGCTCAGCATCTTCCGCCTCCAGGCCGCGGGGTCTCTGAAGCAGCTATCGATGAGCTTGTGGACTTGATCAAGGCTTCTGGCGGTGCGGCGTTGGCGCTGTTTTCTTCACGCCGAGCCGCTGAGGACGCCGCCGCTGCGTGCCGTGAACGTCTGGATGTGCCGATTTTGGTGCAGGGCGAGGCGTCAATGACGGAGCTGGTGCGGGAGTTCTCAGCTGATGAGCAGACTTGTCTGTTCGGGACGATGACGCTGTGGCAGGGTGTGGATGTACCGGGGCGGCATTGTCGTTTGGTGGTGATTGATCGGATCCCGTTCCCGCGCCCTGACGATCCTTTGATGACTGCGAGGACCCGTGACGTGAATGAGCACGGCGGGAATGGGTTCATGTCTGTTTCGGCGCATCACGCGGCGATCCGTTTGGCGCAGGGTGTGGGCCGTCTGATCCGTTCCACAGAGGACAGGGGAGTGGCCGCGATCCTGGATTCGCGGATGGCCACCCGTCGCTACGGTGCATATCTGCGTAGCGCGTTGCCACCGTTGTGGACCACAACTGACCGGAATACGGTTCTCGGCGCTTTGGGACGCCTGCGCGAAGCCAATAAGTAGCGCGGCGCTCATGGAAACGGCGCGGCGATACGGGCCCTGCGCTTAAGAGGGGTTGCCTGAACGGGCCTGCGCTTAGAGGGAGCGCAGCACGGATACGACGCGGCCCATGATTTGTGCGTGGTCACCCAGGATGGGTTCGTATTGCGAGTTCTGAGGCAGTAGCCACGTGTGGCCGTCGCGTTGACGGAAGGTCTTCACGGTGGCTTCGTCATCCAGCAGCGCTGCGACAATCTCGCCGTTCTGTGCGGTGTTTTGGCGGCGGACCACAACCCAGTCGCCATCGCAGATCGCGGCGTCGATCATCGAGTCCCCAGAGACTTTGAGCATGAACAGTTCGCCGTGCCCTACAAGCTGACGTGGCAGGGTCACGACGTCTTCAACGTGTTGTTCAGCAAGGATCGGTCCACCTGCCGCGATACGGCCGACGAGTGGGATCTCAGCCGAGTCTTCCCCGCCGCGAGCCTTGAACTGCGTGATGTTGGCGGAGTCGGTGGCGTTGGAGGATTGTGCGGTGCTGGCGGAGTCTGTGGTGTTTGGGAGTTTGGCTGCACCGGGCATTGGTGTGACCTCCGCTAGGCCGGCGCCTGTCGCTGCTCCGAGTGCGGCCGCACTAGCTGTGGTGGAGTCCTTCTGGGTCACGTCCAGGGTGGACGGATAGAGAACCTCGAGCGCGCGGGGGAGTTTGGGGTCGCGGCGAATCCAACCGAGCTTGTTGAGCTGCTGCAGTTGGTGTGTCACCGAAGACAGCGATTTCAACCCGACCGCGTCACCGATCTCACGCATCGTGGGCGGATACCCCTGATTCTCTAAGAAAGACTCGATGCACTTCAGCACAGAGCGTTGACGCGAAGTCAGCGGTTTCGAAGGGCGTGCGGGCTGGGTGTCCATCGACGGTGTATCGGTGCTCATTCGTTTCCCATCCTTCGTTTCCCATCCCTGGTTCGCTACCCATGGCCATCAATGTGTCAGGGGGTTGTTCTTGACTGTAATGACAGTCCACATCGGTAGTTACAGCCTATATGGCTTCGCCGCATATTCAAAGATATGTACGAAGACTATTGAGCAGATTCGGAGATGTGTGCTAGAAATATATCGAAGAGATGTTCGAATATATGTTCTGTTCGATGTCGGAAGGAATGGTCATGGTGGAAACCGTTGTCATGTCGAATACTGCTGAACGGCCCGTCAATTCTGATGAGCGCATTGTTAACACTGCTCATCACGAGCACGCATCACGTCAACGTATCCGTCTGACTTCACGGGGGCGGTTTGTGTTCTTCGGCCTGCCGACTATGGCTTTGGTCGTTGGCGTGTTTTTGATGCTCTCGGCCTTGCTTCAGCCTGCTCAGGCAACCACGGGTGAGCCGGTGACCGCGCAGGGGGATCGCTTGGTTGAGGTCACCGTTGCGCATGGAGATACCTTGTGGGAGCTAGCTGAGCACTATGCACCTGAACGCGATGTCCGCGACACGGTGGCTCTGATCCAAAAGCACAACTCTTTTGATGGAGCGCTCGTTCCGGGGCAGAAGCTCGTTGTCCCGGTCAGCTACTAACCCGACCTCAGCGTGAGTGGATGCGCAATAGGGCGACCCTAATTCGAGACGCCACTTAGCCGATCCCTAGACTTGAACCATGTCTCAGGATGCTATGCAACGGCTCAACCAACTTCCACTTAGGGATAACCTCCGTGGGCTCTCCCCGTACGGCGCCCCACAGATCGACGTTCCGGTACAGCTGAACGTTAACGAAAACACTCACCCGCTGCCACAAGACGTGATCGATGAGATCGCCGCATCCGTACGCGAGGCCGCACACAGCCTCAACCGCTACCCAGATCGGGAATTCACGGCGCTACGCACCGCACTCGCCGAATACCTCGGCCGCGGGCTCACCCCAGAAAACGTGTGGGCTGCTAACGGCTCCAACGAAGTACTGCAACAGATCCTGCAAGCCTTCGGCGGTCCAGGCCGAACCCTGCTGAGCTTCCCACCCACCTATTCGATGTACCCGCTGTTGGCGTCTGGAACAGACACCACATACATCGCCGGCCACCGCGCCGAGGACTACAGCCTCAGCGCGGAATCCGCGGCAGAACAAGTCCGCACACACAAACCGAACATCGTGTTCCTGTGCTCGCCCAATAACCCGACCGGGACCGGGCTCGAACTCGACGTCGTGCGCGCCGTCTATGAGGCCGGCGAAGAGTTCCAGACCATCGTCGTCGTTGACGAGGCCTACGCCGAATTCGCGCACGACCCAGACTCGACCGCCCTCACCCTGCTTGAGGGTCGGCAACGGTTGATCGTCTCCCGAACCATG
The Pseudoglutamicibacter albus DNA segment above includes these coding regions:
- a CDS encoding histidinol-phosphate transaminase, which encodes MSQDAMQRLNQLPLRDNLRGLSPYGAPQIDVPVQLNVNENTHPLPQDVIDEIAASVREAAHSLNRYPDREFTALRTALAEYLGRGLTPENVWAANGSNEVLQQILQAFGGPGRTLLSFPPTYSMYPLLASGTDTTYIAGHRAEDYSLSAESAAEQVRTHKPNIVFLCSPNNPTGTGLELDVVRAVYEAGEEFQTIVVVDEAYAEFAHDPDSTALTLLEGRQRLIVSRTMSKAFGLAGARLGYLAAAPEISDALRLVRLPYHLSAVTQATALAALKHTDALLANVEAIKEQRDRIVTELRGMGLTPTVSDSNFVTFGDFEDPNAVFEYLLEGGVIIRNNGLPGKLRVTAGTEEETTTFLTLMRQYMERA